In one Rhodothermaceae bacterium genomic region, the following are encoded:
- a CDS encoding TonB-dependent receptor, which produces MRLSVSCQTFTKSRTMCTTRKIFGIVLFLLFFVSPSWVYAQSASVTGVVTDAETSLPLFGANVVHVGSGQGTATDESGQYTLEGLPEGAGVIRISYTGYRSVEIEVNLSGVETQTLDVGLVSGVDLEQIQVTAGRRQEKVLDAPASIDVILAQDLARAVVPSTVMSLRAVTGLDMAQTGIDRNEVVLRGFSNVFSGATLVLTDYRDAGSPAIGVNLHTLMPNISVDLDRVEVVRGPGSALYGAGVDAGVIHYITKDAFTHPGATVSVSGGEQSQMNVQARVARVLTDRIGVKVTGSYATAEDFALQSCDPSLLEASKFDQCPDPDDAVQLFVDGERDTEVNKYTVAGDLSFRLGTGTTLSLNGGIGVLKGAMLSGIGTIQGDNYRYSFAQARLSSENFFAQFFVNVNDSGDSYVYGGEPVTEHSREYVMQAQYDMQFGARQSLIVGVDFELTRPDTKGTVLGRNEDNDNIDEYGVYAQSTTTITNRVELTLALRGDYNDVVDKVQASPRVGLVVKPTPNSSFRATYNRSFSSPSATNNWLDIVAAVLPGNLKVRGRGAATGFTYERNPDYLALGASTDLVASSLLPGAEGAPTPVGISTGVVYGLMYQGLVAIPDEDLAQMLANAGLNVPIQLVSALKDAFSPTSTVVEGFSPGVLGALNLSTLSIDFGLTDLEDVDPLQQTISQAFEVGYKGIIGEKVLFAADVYYATKKNFIGSLQVRTPLVLVPTLAQDLVRDISTGIANNSTLAGALGLFGLTAEQAAQLLVDVAGSQLPNPSTPIAIVQPRENNPGVGQVPEIMLAYPNFGNIQYYGADVSLQVLATRALSLFGNLSWVSDDFFDHTELNEDHEDQVLALNAPSLKFKFGGQYEHRSGFSVNASGRYIKGFRMLSGPYDGDVPSYFVVDLGAGYEINPTLRVDLGINNAANSDHREFVGAPRLGRLASARLTYTADWR; this is translated from the coding sequence ATGCGGTTGAGCGTGTCGTGTCAAACATTCACAAAATCTAGAACAATGTGCACTACAAGAAAAATCTTTGGGATCGTTTTATTTCTGCTGTTTTTTGTATCTCCCAGTTGGGTTTATGCTCAATCGGCCTCGGTGACCGGCGTCGTTACAGATGCGGAGACTAGCCTCCCACTATTCGGGGCGAATGTGGTTCATGTTGGCTCTGGACAAGGGACAGCTACCGATGAATCCGGGCAGTATACACTTGAGGGATTGCCGGAAGGAGCCGGCGTCATTCGGATATCCTATACGGGATACAGGTCCGTTGAAATCGAAGTCAATCTCTCCGGGGTAGAAACACAGACTCTTGATGTAGGTCTGGTGAGTGGAGTGGATCTGGAACAGATACAGGTTACCGCTGGCCGACGGCAGGAGAAGGTATTGGACGCGCCCGCATCCATTGACGTGATTTTGGCCCAGGACCTCGCGCGCGCGGTTGTCCCTTCGACAGTTATGTCTCTGCGTGCTGTCACAGGACTTGATATGGCCCAAACCGGAATAGATCGGAATGAAGTAGTTCTGCGAGGTTTCAGCAATGTATTTTCCGGAGCCACGTTGGTTTTGACGGACTATCGTGATGCCGGCTCACCTGCTATTGGAGTAAACCTGCATACCCTGATGCCCAACATTTCAGTAGATCTGGATCGGGTGGAAGTTGTGCGAGGTCCGGGATCTGCGCTCTATGGTGCGGGCGTGGATGCAGGAGTCATTCATTACATCACCAAGGATGCCTTTACACATCCAGGGGCTACGGTTTCGGTCAGTGGAGGAGAACAATCTCAGATGAATGTACAAGCTCGGGTTGCGAGAGTGCTGACTGACCGCATTGGTGTCAAAGTAACCGGTTCGTATGCGACTGCGGAGGATTTTGCTCTTCAGAGCTGTGATCCTTCGCTTCTCGAAGCGAGCAAATTTGATCAGTGTCCTGATCCAGACGATGCAGTACAGCTTTTCGTGGACGGTGAGCGAGACACAGAGGTCAACAAGTACACCGTTGCGGGGGATCTGTCATTCCGCTTGGGAACCGGGACAACGTTGTCCTTGAACGGTGGAATCGGTGTACTCAAGGGGGCGATGTTAAGTGGGATCGGCACGATTCAAGGGGATAACTATCGGTATTCGTTCGCCCAGGCACGGCTATCCAGCGAAAACTTTTTCGCGCAATTTTTCGTCAACGTCAATGATTCTGGTGATTCCTATGTGTATGGGGGAGAGCCAGTCACCGAACATTCTCGCGAGTATGTGATGCAGGCCCAGTACGATATGCAATTTGGTGCCCGTCAGTCATTGATCGTGGGAGTGGATTTTGAGTTGACCCGCCCAGATACAAAAGGGACCGTCTTGGGACGCAACGAGGATAATGATAACATTGATGAATATGGGGTGTATGCGCAGTCGACGACAACAATCACCAATCGTGTCGAATTGACACTGGCATTGCGTGGGGACTATAATGACGTTGTCGACAAAGTCCAGGCCTCCCCGCGTGTTGGACTGGTGGTGAAGCCCACTCCAAACTCAAGCTTCCGCGCAACCTATAACCGCAGTTTCTCGTCCCCCTCGGCGACCAACAACTGGTTGGATATAGTCGCTGCAGTGCTGCCGGGTAATTTAAAAGTACGCGGACGAGGTGCGGCCACTGGCTTTACCTATGAGCGGAATCCAGACTATCTGGCGTTAGGTGCCTCAACGGATCTTGTTGCGTCAAGTCTATTGCCAGGGGCGGAGGGAGCTCCAACTCCGGTGGGGATCAGTACCGGAGTAGTCTACGGGCTGATGTACCAGGGACTAGTTGCAATCCCCGATGAAGACCTAGCCCAGATGCTCGCCAATGCCGGTCTGAATGTACCTATACAACTGGTTTCAGCGCTGAAGGACGCTTTCAGCCCCACGTCAACGGTGGTAGAGGGGTTCAGTCCAGGGGTTCTAGGGGCATTGAATCTCAGCACGCTTAGTATAGATTTTGGATTAACGGATCTGGAGGATGTTGATCCCCTCCAACAGACGATATCTCAGGCGTTTGAGGTGGGCTACAAGGGAATTATTGGTGAAAAGGTATTGTTTGCTGCGGATGTCTACTATGCGACAAAGAAAAATTTCATAGGCTCTCTCCAAGTGCGTACGCCACTGGTTTTGGTTCCGACCCTTGCTCAGGATCTTGTTCGGGATATTTCAACGGGAATTGCGAATAATTCCACACTGGCCGGTGCACTCGGGCTCTTCGGTCTGACCGCGGAGCAGGCTGCGCAACTATTGGTAGATGTCGCGGGCAGCCAGTTGCCAAATCCATCAACACCGATCGCAATCGTGCAACCCAGAGAGAATAATCCGGGTGTCGGTCAAGTACCAGAGATCATGCTGGCCTATCCTAATTTTGGAAATATCCAGTACTATGGCGCGGATGTATCTTTGCAGGTGCTTGCTACCCGTGCACTCTCCCTGTTCGGAAATCTGTCCTGGGTGAGTGACGACTTCTTTGATCATACGGAATTGAATGAGGACCATGAGGACCAAGTGCTTGCACTGAACGCGCCAAGTTTGAAGTTTAAGTTTGGTGGGCAGTACGAGCACCGAAGTGGGTTCAGTGTGAATGCATCCGGTCGTTACATAAAGGGATTTCGGATGCTTTCGGGGCCCTATGACGGTGACGTACCATCCTATTTTGTTGTGGATTTAGGTGCTGGTTATGAAATCAATCCGACACTTCGGGTAGACCTTGGCATCAACAATGCGGCCAACAGCGATCACCGGGAGTTTGTCGGTGCACCTAGGTTGGGTCGTCTTGCAAGCGCACGTTTGACCTATACCGCGGACTGGAGGTAA
- a CDS encoding NADH-quinone oxidoreductase subunit A — MSAEFTALLIMLGLATGLALTLLLAQRLLGPRRPNRVKVGAYESGMDPIGTAHQRFSVKFYLVAMIFIVFDVEVVFLYPWAVSHRHFLEAGIGMGVLAAVTIFVIILAVGLLYDIKKGGLEFD, encoded by the coding sequence ATGAGTGCTGAATTCACTGCACTGTTGATTATGTTGGGGCTGGCCACAGGCCTTGCCCTGACGTTGCTTCTTGCTCAGCGACTCCTTGGTCCGCGAAGACCGAATCGGGTAAAGGTCGGCGCCTATGAGAGTGGGATGGATCCCATTGGGACGGCGCATCAGCGGTTTTCTGTAAAGTTCTATCTGGTCGCGATGATCTTTATTGTTTTTGATGTAGAAGTCGTCTTTCTGTATCCATGGGCGGTCAGCCATCGACACTTCCTGGAAGCAGGGATTGGGATGGGGGTACTCGCAGCCGTTACGATATTTGTCATCATTCTTGCAGTTGGGCTATTGTATGACATTAAAAAGGGGGGACTCGAGTTCGATTAG
- a CDS encoding NADH-quinone oxidoreductase subunit B yields the protein MDSTTGYLTTTVDAVVNWARSNSLMPMPMGLACCAIEMMAFGGPKYDVGRFGSEAMRFSPRQADLMIVAGWCSYKMAHAIRRVWDQMADPKWCIAMGACASSGGMHRCYGVVQGIDNFMPVDVYIPGCPPRPEAVIHALMDIQEKIRNEYSVTQDYASGPKESAAQSGKPGILTEDGRKVALNASSLADA from the coding sequence ATGGATTCAACGACTGGATACTTAACGACTACGGTTGATGCTGTGGTCAACTGGGCACGGTCCAATTCGCTGATGCCGATGCCGATGGGCCTTGCGTGCTGTGCCATCGAGATGATGGCATTTGGGGGTCCCAAGTACGATGTTGGGAGGTTTGGCAGCGAGGCAATGCGGTTTTCTCCCCGTCAGGCTGATCTGATGATCGTCGCGGGATGGTGCAGTTACAAGATGGCACATGCCATACGGCGTGTCTGGGATCAGATGGCCGACCCAAAATGGTGCATTGCAATGGGAGCATGTGCATCCAGCGGGGGCATGCATCGTTGTTACGGGGTTGTCCAGGGGATCGACAATTTTATGCCGGTTGACGTGTACATCCCCGGTTGTCCTCCCAGACCGGAAGCGGTCATTCATGCGTTGATGGATATTCAGGAGAAAATCCGCAATGAATACTCGGTGACTCAGGACTATGCGAGTGGACCGAAAGAGTCAGCGGCGCAATCAGGCAAGCCGGGAATCTTGACTGAAGATGGCCGCAAGGTAGCCTTGAATGCGTCAAGCCTAGCTGATGCCTGA
- a CDS encoding NADH-quinone oxidoreductase subunit C codes for MPETLPFHFTPVDEARADEKNVHEKASTNVADTIETLKKQFPGSITEVSVYAGEYTAFVKRDSLLQICTALKESLGFVYLADLAGVDRFREDAPRYEVYYCMVNLETNKRLRLKVLVDEEDAVVPSLIGLFKAADWNERECYDMLGIRFEGHPDLRRMYMPEDFEYHPQRKEFPLLGIPGSLPLPPRTPEGELTMDPFAAAHSGSPAKSYQEPEGE; via the coding sequence ATGCCTGAGACACTTCCGTTTCATTTTACCCCCGTTGACGAGGCGCGTGCAGACGAAAAAAATGTGCACGAGAAAGCGTCTACCAACGTGGCAGACACGATTGAGACGCTCAAGAAGCAGTTCCCCGGGTCAATTACGGAGGTATCCGTATATGCGGGTGAATATACGGCGTTTGTGAAGCGAGATTCCCTATTGCAGATTTGCACTGCATTGAAGGAATCACTGGGCTTCGTCTATTTGGCAGATCTGGCCGGGGTCGATCGTTTTCGTGAGGATGCACCCCGCTATGAGGTGTACTACTGCATGGTTAACCTCGAGACCAATAAACGCCTTCGACTCAAGGTGCTGGTTGACGAAGAGGATGCGGTTGTTCCGTCGTTAATCGGTCTCTTCAAGGCAGCAGATTGGAACGAGCGAGAGTGCTATGATATGTTGGGGATTCGCTTTGAGGGACATCCCGATCTTCGGCGAATGTATATGCCGGAAGATTTTGAGTATCATCCTCAGCGTAAGGAATTTCCACTTCTTGGGATTCCGGGATCCCTGCCACTTCCTCCACGGACCCCTGAAGGGGAGTTGACCATGGATCCCTTTGCGGCTGCCCACAGTGGCAGTCCCGCCAAGAGTTATCAAGAGCCCGAGGGAGAGTAA
- a CDS encoding NADH-quinone oxidoreductase subunit D translates to MSVATPYHDREAIFSFWPRHNETLLKRLESKDAWLSTKRGIEVSRVEDALEHEMTLNIGPQHPATHGVLRCVVKLDGERIEKCVLDIGYLHRGIEKLAESKTYQEFMPYTDRMDYLSPYANNVAWCMAVEKLANIEVPDRAQWIRMIMCELARISSHLLWLGVGLMDAGAVSVFLWTFQGREDLYNIFDEVSGARFTVSHSRIGGLATDLSPTAITMIKDFATSYEEIIKGWQKLLNRNRIWIDRNKDVGVINKEEAIELGLTGPNLRGSGVPYDIRIFEPYLKYDEVDFTIPLREEGDCLARYHIRMEEMLESIKIINQCLDRLPEGPIRTDDAKKAYPSKDEVYYSMEGMIHDFMYTETGVTPPKGAVAYHAIESPKGELGFYLESDGTGCPWRARLNAPSFTNLQGLESMMEGHPVADIVVLIGSIDPVMGEADR, encoded by the coding sequence ATGTCAGTGGCAACCCCTTATCATGACCGGGAGGCAATCTTCTCGTTCTGGCCCAGGCACAACGAGACCTTGCTCAAGCGACTTGAGAGTAAAGATGCGTGGCTGAGCACAAAGCGGGGGATCGAAGTTTCGCGCGTAGAGGATGCACTTGAGCATGAGATGACCCTCAATATCGGACCACAGCATCCGGCTACTCATGGTGTACTCCGATGCGTCGTGAAACTCGATGGCGAGCGGATTGAGAAGTGTGTATTGGACATTGGGTACTTACACCGGGGGATCGAAAAACTTGCAGAGAGCAAGACCTATCAGGAGTTCATGCCCTACACAGACCGCATGGATTACCTCTCTCCCTATGCAAATAACGTGGCCTGGTGTATGGCAGTGGAAAAACTTGCCAACATTGAAGTCCCTGACCGTGCGCAATGGATCCGGATGATCATGTGTGAATTGGCCCGTATTTCCTCGCACCTGTTGTGGTTGGGAGTTGGGTTGATGGATGCAGGGGCCGTCAGTGTTTTTCTGTGGACTTTCCAGGGACGAGAGGATCTCTACAATATCTTTGATGAAGTGTCCGGTGCGCGCTTTACAGTGTCTCACAGCCGTATCGGTGGATTGGCAACGGACCTAAGTCCAACTGCCATTACAATGATCAAAGATTTTGCAACCAGCTACGAAGAAATTATCAAAGGTTGGCAGAAACTTCTTAACCGTAACCGCATCTGGATTGATCGAAATAAGGATGTTGGTGTGATCAACAAAGAGGAAGCAATTGAACTCGGGCTCACTGGTCCGAATCTGCGTGGCAGTGGAGTACCCTACGACATCCGAATATTTGAACCCTATCTGAAATATGACGAGGTTGATTTTACGATCCCGCTCCGGGAAGAGGGGGATTGTTTAGCTCGCTATCATATTCGCATGGAAGAGATGCTTGAGAGTATCAAGATCATCAACCAGTGTCTGGATCGGTTGCCGGAAGGGCCAATCCGGACGGATGATGCAAAAAAAGCGTACCCGTCCAAGGATGAGGTGTATTACTCCATGGAGGGGATGATACATGATTTCATGTACACGGAGACCGGGGTTACACCCCCCAAAGGAGCCGTGGCTTATCATGCAATTGAATCACCGAAAGGCGAATTGGGGTTTTATCTTGAAAGTGATGGAACCGGATGCCCATGGCGTGCGCGTTTGAATGCACCGTCCTTTACCAATTTGCAGGGTTTGGAATCAATGATGGAAGGACACCCGGTTGCCGACATTGTTGTGCTGATTGGCTCAATTGATCCGGTTATGGGGGAGGCGGACAGGTAG
- a CDS encoding NAD(P)H-dependent oxidoreductase subunit E has product MADFIRNPVVALPDPNPEPHFSEKQLSFTEEEKARIAGWVRQYPTSDGAVMWTLWLAQEKFGFLPPEVLQLVAAELSLPYAQVYGVATFYTQYFKEKKGTFVLDVCTCFSCQFCGGYDILAYLEEKLEVKRGHTSACGRYTLQEVECLGACGSAPMMQVNNGPYAHNLTPEKVDELLEALEAGKSLPFVSITLPQDEDEMGGNRRTDAESVENYVTPPRSERTQ; this is encoded by the coding sequence ATGGCAGATTTTATTCGTAATCCGGTGGTTGCACTCCCGGATCCAAACCCAGAGCCGCACTTTTCCGAGAAACAGCTCTCCTTTACAGAGGAGGAAAAAGCCAGGATTGCAGGTTGGGTCCGGCAGTATCCCACATCGGATGGAGCAGTAATGTGGACACTTTGGCTTGCACAGGAGAAATTTGGATTTCTACCACCAGAGGTTTTGCAACTGGTTGCAGCCGAGCTCTCCCTACCTTATGCACAGGTGTACGGGGTCGCAACCTTCTATACGCAGTACTTCAAAGAAAAGAAGGGGACTTTTGTACTGGACGTATGTACGTGCTTTTCGTGTCAGTTCTGTGGTGGTTACGATATTCTGGCCTATCTGGAAGAGAAGTTGGAGGTAAAGCGTGGGCATACGTCGGCCTGTGGGCGCTATACTTTGCAGGAGGTGGAGTGTCTGGGTGCATGTGGTTCCGCTCCCATGATGCAGGTCAATAATGGCCCCTATGCCCATAACTTGACTCCCGAAAAAGTCGATGAGTTACTGGAAGCTCTCGAAGCCGGCAAGTCATTGCCGTTTGTATCAATTACGCTGCCGCAGGACGAAGATGAAATGGGCGGGAACAGGCGAACTGATGCGGAATCGGTGGAAAATTATGTGACCCCTCCACGATCAGAACGAACTCAGTAA
- the nuoF gene encoding NADH-quinone oxidoreductase subunit NuoF, protein MTKAGNWKSYERVLLPPVKNLHHLDVYRAGGGYETLHKVVKELEPQEVTAEMKRSGLRGRGGAGFPTGLKWSFMPPVKPEVPRYLCCNADESEPGTFKDRQLMEYNPHLLFEGILIACYAMSLKACYLYVRGEYASWITHMEEELEKVYDAKLAGKNMLGTNHSMDIILHKGAGAYICGEETSLMESLEGKRAYPRIKPPFPAQSGIWGYPTTINNVETLACAPLILDRGADWFAAIGAEKNPGPLLYGISGHVNRPGVYEYPTGMLITDLLEIAGGMRGNKRLKALVPGGASVPVLRADMIEGVTMDVESLQKAGSMLGTAGMLFLDEDTDMVAFLRRVAHFYHHESCGQCTPCREGTGWMENLITRIDDGEGNLRDLDLLLDLCDQMEGRTVCALADAAAWPVRNTIKRFREDFEHRCRPAVWAVSA, encoded by the coding sequence ATGACGAAGGCGGGGAACTGGAAATCTTATGAGCGGGTGCTTCTGCCTCCGGTCAAAAATTTGCATCACCTCGATGTCTATCGTGCCGGTGGTGGGTATGAGACTCTGCACAAGGTCGTCAAGGAACTGGAGCCTCAGGAGGTGACAGCTGAGATGAAGCGCAGTGGGTTGCGTGGCAGGGGAGGAGCAGGGTTCCCTACAGGGCTCAAATGGAGTTTCATGCCCCCGGTCAAGCCGGAGGTGCCCCGCTACCTGTGTTGTAATGCAGATGAAAGTGAACCAGGGACATTCAAGGATCGGCAACTCATGGAGTACAACCCTCACCTCTTGTTTGAGGGGATCCTGATCGCCTGTTATGCTATGTCCCTCAAAGCATGCTATCTGTATGTTCGCGGCGAGTATGCAAGTTGGATCACGCATATGGAGGAGGAGCTGGAAAAAGTGTATGACGCAAAATTGGCAGGCAAAAACATGCTGGGAACGAATCACAGTATGGACATCATTCTCCATAAGGGAGCAGGTGCTTACATATGTGGTGAGGAGACCAGTTTGATGGAATCCCTTGAGGGGAAACGGGCCTATCCCCGGATTAAGCCACCATTTCCGGCACAATCAGGGATTTGGGGATATCCCACTACGATCAATAATGTGGAGACGCTCGCCTGTGCCCCGCTCATTCTGGATCGAGGGGCCGATTGGTTTGCGGCAATTGGTGCAGAGAAAAACCCAGGGCCTCTGCTTTATGGGATTTCGGGGCATGTGAATCGACCGGGCGTATATGAATATCCAACGGGGATGCTCATCACCGACCTTCTCGAGATTGCTGGAGGGATGCGTGGAAATAAAAGGCTTAAAGCACTTGTGCCTGGCGGGGCATCCGTGCCGGTGCTTCGGGCAGATATGATTGAGGGAGTCACGATGGATGTGGAGAGTTTGCAGAAAGCAGGCTCGATGTTGGGGACGGCCGGCATGCTATTTCTGGACGAGGACACGGATATGGTTGCGTTCTTGCGCCGGGTCGCACATTTTTACCACCATGAAAGTTGTGGACAGTGTACTCCGTGCAGGGAAGGTACAGGGTGGATGGAGAATTTGATCACCCGAATTGATGATGGCGAAGGAAACCTTCGGGACCTTGATCTTTTGCTCGATCTCTGCGATCAAATGGAAGGGCGTACCGTTTGTGCATTGGCGGATGCGGCGGCTTGGCCTGTACGCAATACGATCAAGCGTTTCCGGGAAGATTTTGAGCACCGATGCCGTCCGGCAGTCTGGGCAGTGAGTGCCTGA
- a CDS encoding DUF4920 domain-containing protein — protein MKYNLILVVIFFIACNRAEPISDAVYGLVPDVADAVPIEAVVSEPQHYTGTNVAVAGTVHEVCQMDGCWLMLRSIDTEDGLRVHAEMDKDGEYQFTVPKDISGRHAIVFGVISIPEEWAEAHYQEDAPGPRPVLSMSAVGVRVSPEESS, from the coding sequence ATGAAATACAACCTGATCCTTGTCGTTATCTTTTTTATCGCCTGTAATCGTGCAGAGCCCATCAGCGATGCCGTCTATGGACTAGTGCCAGACGTTGCAGATGCCGTCCCGATAGAGGCTGTTGTATCGGAGCCGCAACACTATACGGGGACGAATGTGGCGGTTGCAGGAACCGTACACGAAGTCTGTCAGATGGATGGATGCTGGTTGATGCTCCGAAGTATAGATACAGAAGATGGCCTGCGCGTTCATGCCGAGATGGATAAGGATGGCGAGTACCAGTTTACCGTGCCCAAAGATATCAGTGGTCGCCATGCCATCGTCTTTGGGGTGATCTCGATTCCAGAGGAGTGGGCAGAAGCGCACTACCAGGAGGATGCACCGGGGCCGAGACCGGTGCTTTCCATGAGCGCAGTAGGTGTTCGTGTGTCTCCAGAAGAATCCAGTTAG
- a CDS encoding 2Fe-2S iron-sulfur cluster binding domain-containing protein produces the protein MPQVIIDGKQYEFEGRPSLLQFCLDHGIELPHFCYHPSMSVPANCRQCLVDIGAPMRDRQTGEIQVDEKGEPVIQYFPKLQTSCSHILSDGQVVHTARSSEKVADAQRDTLELLLINHPLDCPICDQAGHCPLQIQAYKYGPEGSRFEFRKVHKPKKVKLGPRVVLDAERCINCTRCVRFTDEISQSGQLTIIERGVKNYPITPPGVSFDEPYSMNVIDLCPVGALTSVDFRFQARIWEMASTPSITTTNAKGSNCHLWVRDNLVLRITPRTNPDVNEFWLPDEDRLAYQRFNEDRPAGPSIAGETSSSSWDESFQKAAEVLQDAGERAVFIASAHATVEDNWMLIQLADAVGGQVAGYIPHIEPGHGDDWLCTDDRAPNSQGCERLGLLPIDLSLWRARIESGEVSVLYVLEDDPVASGLCSIESLADIEVILHYYHTTNQTLPAASVALPAAMVAETIGTFVNESGRAQRVIPAKAIKGTNRTLMMHMGLSRADQHGTPFDRWHNESHYVDCKPSWEMIPIISRILGVEIHPQGPKKVMQHISQTVSGFAGATHEAMGLSGINLPLIETEVIS, from the coding sequence ATGCCCCAGGTCATCATAGACGGCAAGCAATACGAGTTTGAAGGTCGGCCGAGTTTGCTCCAGTTTTGTCTGGATCACGGCATCGAACTTCCCCATTTTTGTTACCATCCGTCCATGTCAGTGCCGGCAAACTGTCGACAGTGTCTAGTAGATATTGGGGCGCCGATGCGGGATCGGCAGACGGGTGAGATCCAGGTGGATGAGAAGGGAGAACCCGTCATCCAGTATTTCCCCAAGCTGCAGACCAGTTGCAGCCATATCCTATCAGACGGACAGGTCGTTCATACTGCACGCTCAAGTGAGAAGGTTGCAGATGCGCAGCGTGATACCTTGGAGCTCCTGCTCATTAACCATCCACTTGATTGTCCAATCTGCGATCAGGCGGGGCATTGCCCTCTTCAGATTCAGGCGTACAAGTACGGGCCGGAAGGATCGCGATTTGAATTCCGTAAGGTTCACAAGCCGAAGAAGGTCAAGCTTGGTCCACGCGTTGTGTTGGATGCGGAGCGTTGCATCAACTGTACACGTTGTGTGCGCTTCACAGATGAAATTTCCCAAAGTGGACAACTCACAATTATCGAACGCGGGGTGAAGAATTACCCGATTACGCCGCCGGGGGTTTCGTTTGATGAACCCTACTCCATGAATGTGATTGACTTGTGCCCGGTTGGTGCGCTGACCTCTGTTGATTTTCGATTTCAGGCGAGGATCTGGGAGATGGCCAGCACCCCATCCATCACGACAACCAACGCGAAGGGGTCGAATTGTCATCTATGGGTCCGGGACAACCTAGTGTTGCGGATTACGCCGCGTACCAATCCAGATGTCAATGAATTCTGGCTTCCCGACGAAGATCGTTTAGCCTATCAACGCTTTAACGAAGATCGGCCTGCAGGTCCTTCGATCGCAGGAGAGACCAGTTCATCCTCATGGGATGAATCGTTTCAGAAAGCTGCGGAAGTCTTGCAGGATGCGGGCGAGCGTGCTGTATTTATTGCGTCCGCTCATGCGACGGTTGAGGATAACTGGATGTTGATACAGCTCGCAGATGCAGTTGGGGGGCAGGTTGCCGGCTATATACCTCATATTGAGCCCGGACACGGGGATGATTGGCTTTGTACAGATGACCGGGCTCCGAACAGCCAAGGGTGTGAGCGTCTGGGACTATTGCCGATTGATCTGTCACTCTGGCGTGCACGGATTGAATCTGGAGAGGTCTCGGTTCTGTATGTTCTGGAGGATGATCCAGTTGCTTCAGGGCTGTGCAGCATTGAATCCTTGGCCGATATCGAGGTTATCCTGCATTACTATCACACGACCAATCAAACGCTTCCTGCGGCGAGTGTAGCACTGCCTGCGGCAATGGTTGCCGAGACAATTGGGACTTTTGTCAATGAATCCGGGCGGGCACAGCGAGTAATTCCTGCCAAAGCCATCAAGGGAACCAATCGGACGCTCATGATGCACATGGGACTCAGCCGTGCTGACCAGCATGGTACGCCTTTTGATCGCTGGCATAATGAATCTCACTATGTTGATTGTAAGCCCAGTTGGGAAATGATTCCAATCATATCAAGGATACTGGGCGTAGAAATTCATCCACAAGGCCCCAAAAAGGTTATGCAGCACATTAGCCAAACTGTCTCGGGGTTTGCAGGAGCCACACATGAGGCAATGGGACTAAGTGGTATCAACCTTCCACTCATTGAGACAGAGGTCATCAGTTAA